From the genome of Anopheles moucheti chromosome 3, idAnoMoucSN_F20_07, whole genome shotgun sequence, one region includes:
- the LOC128303433 gene encoding endocuticle structural glycoprotein SgAbd-2-like, with protein sequence MKMFVALFAVFAVASAIGDYHHHEPKGAPIKIVHSESYHGHDGSYKFGYESANGIAAQEQGFVKNGGSKDHEVQVAHGSFSYTDPHGHPVSLSYVADEHGFQAKGSHIPTPPPVPKELVDAYAKAASQPHYEEPQPHYAPQPTYKHY encoded by the exons ATGAAAATG TTCGTAGCCCTGTTCGCAGTGTTTGCGGTGGCCAGTGCCATCGGGGATTATCACCATCACGAGCCGAAGGGTGCACCGATCAAGATCGTGCACAGCGAATCGTACCACGGGCATGACGGTAGCTACAAGTTCGGTTACGAGTCGGCCAACGGTATCGCGGCCCAGGAGCAAGGATTCGTCAAGAACGGTGGCAGCAAGGACCATGAGGTGCAGGTTGCTCACGGTTCGTTCTCCTACACCGATCCGCACGGTCACCCGGTGTCCCTGAGCTACGTGGCCGATGAGCACGGTTTCCAGGCGAAGGGTTCGCACATCCCAACGCCCCCGCCGGTCCCGAAGGAGCTGGTCGATGCTTACGCCAAGGCCGCCAGCCAGCCCCATTACGAGGAGCCGCAGCCACACTACGCACCGCAGCCGACGTACAAGCACTACTGA